Sequence from the Phragmites australis chromosome 11, lpPhrAust1.1, whole genome shotgun sequence genome:
atggagttggcGTGTTTTTCTTtgagtccaggaaaattgtacacgctggatgattTGGCACTTGGGAttttgtacacaccgaatggtccggcgtTCAGATGAGGTTCACGTCGGAGTTTTTCATCTCATAGGTAGAAATTgaagtacacgccagatggtctggtgatgggcAGCAATATACGCCGGAGCATTTCCtatagagaggttgcaaactgacTCTGGTGGACTTATATacgctggattatccggtgcttaaGCTGAATGATGGATGCTTTGctagagcaattcttgcagagaggttgcaagatagCTGGTTTGGAGAagatgtacacactggatgatccggcaaTGAGATGATGGATACACCAGAgcttttcttacagagaggttgtTAAAGGGATGATCTAAGGAAttgaacacgtcggatggtATGATGTTTAGCAAGAGTGAATACCGAATCATCCGGCATTCACGTTTTCTATGCTATGTCTCTTTCAACagagatttttattttaactaactagagatggtttggagatgCATCTTTCAGCATGTGAGGATGCAGATCGGgcccaagcggggtgcttggtgtcggatgatcGAGAAGGCTGggaggagtcaagggtgatcctagctatgcacatggatatcaagcaaagcatgaaaagaAGGATGaaaatggtgtgttgacaaagtcaaacaaaAGGGACgccggtacaagtgacaaggcagctcAAGGGGATGTTGGTGCAAGTACCTGATGGCGATAAGACTAGACATCTATTTGTTCGTATTCTTGTGTGCCCATTTCCAAgaatcaccaaggacatctcaccgccAAGTGATTAAGCGCATATTGAGATATCTCAAACACACACTCGCACGCGGTAGTttaagaactggcactaatacgTTAACAGTACCGGTTACaattgaaccggcactgatgaacCGAcatatatgtggtgttctgtagtagtgcgtGTTGCTAGAGAGGGCATCGAGATCGACGAGTCCAAGTTCAAGACCAAGTCCTAAATGCGCGTGTGGGTACGTGCTTTGTTCCGCATGCACATGTGTAGGTCGAGATCAACCAGGGTCGTCCTAGCTTTTAGGTTCTTGTATTGTAGCAACATGCACTTGCTCCGTCGGTGAGAGGTAGGCGTGTGCACTGAATAACGTAGGGAGTGAGTCACAATGCACATGTAGGTAGGTGATCATGTGTATGGTCAGGCGTGCTTTGCTTTAGTAGTCAGGTGTTAATCATCGATGTCAAATTAGGTGTCCGTGTGAATGTGCCTCTATACTCTGTCGAGGCAGCCCCGCTTCAGCTCTTGgctttagggcctgtttgtttgggcttctgcttCTAGAGAAGCTTGCTTCTAGCTTCTGTGCTGGAGGGGCTGCTTCTCCAGAAGCTGCTTGTAGAAGCAATGACCTGTTTGGCAACCCCGCTTTTGGATGCTGTGGATGATAGCTTTTGAGCTAAAATGTCTCTTATGCCCCTGAATGTTTGGAGTGGATTTGTTTAGGTTTTGTAAACTGTTATTAGGATGCAATTGGCATTCGTGGATGCCTTGCTGGTGTGTGCTGTGTCTTTTTGAGGTTGATTACTTTGGATGGTGTATTTCTTAAATTTATCTATCTACCACCATGGAAACCTCGGCTTTCAGAATGCACTACTGAACTAGAGCTATAAATAACACTTCACAAAAAAGAACGAGGGCTAAACAGACAGCTCAAGAGGCAGAAACCAAGAGACAGCCAGTTACATGCAGCTGAAACGGTTAGTGATATGAACCTGTAGTTTGTAGTTAggattattttaataatattaaaattttcctTTATATTGTTGCTTTTTGTATGTAGAatttttactggaacactcGGATGCGGATGGATCatagcttgacttcaatcttatGTCTTCTTGCCCAGCAGTGTGGATACGCATTACTTGATCCTCAATACAAGAAGGTCCGAGAAGGAAAGTATCAGTCACCTTAAGTTTCAGTGTGATAGTAACAGTTTCGTTATTTACGGAAGTCAATAAAACTTTCATTTGAAGCAACAGCTAATACGCTTATTTATGCAttgaatcattttgatgtaatatttggagttaaaattttagatatcaactatgcatgtaatggtatttgatataattttagaaatacaTGTAGTTTGAATTGatgtattaagtgtttatcgtgacctaaacattagaagaatgaatgcatatgcatgtgatgcattttggattGTGCAGTTCTTTTAGCTACTTAATATCTATCAGTATTGATTCTattctagaaccggcactgatagttagaGTCACTGATACGCTAACTATCAATACCAAGTAATTAGCATCGATTCAAAACCTATTactaataataattttaaacTAATACTGATGAGGTATTCTACGATAGTGGTTGCTAGCTGATGCATCAGGGCACGTCTGTGTCCAATGTTCGTATCCTCACTAGCTTGTTCAGTAATAAAATTGTTGGTCGTTTGTTGGTCGGACGCTCTCTGAGTTTTTCTTCGGCTCGTTTGTTGTTGCTTGTTGGTTTGAATCCTGCATTCTTGCTTCTATCTTTATACGTACGCACACGGCGAAATCCTACCAACCTATCAGCACGGCAAAAGCCATCTACAGCACTGTCCTTTATAATCTCGAGGTTACAGGTGACTTGGTAGATCAGATTTGCCGTATAcctcactatatatatatacacaatgaATCTATCATATATCTACACGTACTACAGTTTACTATTATATTATTCTTTAGTTACAATTTAAATAACTATCAGTAAAAATTCACTACATAAACTAATTACAACCGCACGTCTAGTATTATACATCATTAGATAAGAAATTCGTTAAAAGTTATATTTATCTATAATGTAATTAcaacttaatatttttttatttatatttagttATAACTTGCTATCTTACAGATATATATAATTACAACACGAGATACTAAAGAATTACGTTTTAGATTATACTATAATTATAATCGTGTAGAAATTATGTTCACCCATAACACAATtgcaacttaattttttttatttatatcttAATTATAACTCTCTGTCTCGTATTataactctactattttttaattataacgGAAGATAATACAACAGTAACTGAGTTAAATATAAACACATAATACATACACACCTGGCCACTCGCAGCACATACATATTTCTAGAAACAgccttgcaaaaaaaatcattcaCAATTGGGATTTCTACCAAGTGGAATCGGACATAGGTCTTATGGAATGAACGAGGTACAGTGGGATCTTCTGTATGTTTCAAGTTTCGGGCCAGAGGACGTGGAGGACGATAGCATGGGCACAAAATTCATTCTGATCCAGACACTCACCTCCAGTGTCAGAAGAGCTCTCCTGAAACCAGCCTTAGATCGAGTCATGTAGATTAGAGTTACATGATTTCGCAGAAAGAAACCACACTACATTAAAACCCAAGGGAATACAGCTTGCTCCTGTTTTTACAGGGTTAAATCAGCTTCAACCTCCCAAGGGAATACAGCAGCACGGCATTCGAAGCACCTATATTTCAGTCACAAAACAGTAAGCTCAAAGCAGTGCGAAGTTACAGCCGACTGAGGCTGACTGAGAGCACAACAGTCTAGCGTGCATCTACTGACCTCTACTGCTACAAACGCTAGCCCTTTTTCTGCATCACCTGCATCACGTAACCCAAAATTCCATCCGCATTCTAGGAACCAAGGAGACTATCCTACCTTGCCCACAGGCAGCTAACCCATGTAGGCAATAGGTAGCCGCTGAAACCTTATTTCACCAACACTAGCACAACCTGTCTCCTCTGCAGAAGCCTTACGGTTTCAGTTCAGGTCGTGGATGCTTTCATCAGTGGCTGGTCGCCAGGGCGGTCACGAGCAGGCCCAAGACAAAGAACGGTTGCGCACTTGCCTGCGTTCAACAAAGTAAGATATCTGAAAGCAGTTTGCCTCACTTACAGTTTTGGAACATGAAAGAAATGTGGAAGTAAAAACACGGAGAACCAACCGAGCGCACCTGGTATTTGACATCATACTTCACAGGGTCCTTCAGGAAGTACTGGAACTGCACCCGATAATCAGGGAGGATTAAAATGCAGACAACAAAAGTGGAGCTGCTAATTTAAGCAGGAAAATTTTTCTCTTCCAGGGTTTGCAGTTCCTTTTCATGTTTTAGTCATGAAGAGAGTGTGTATGAAATGGTCTTATCAGCAATGTCTTATACAGCGCTGTAATGGAGCTATGTAATACTATGCTCTGGTCTCTGGAGATGACCAAAAGAACTAAAGCGCAGTTTTGGTAGCCCTTACAAATAAAGCCATTGTTCAGAAGTTAAAGCAATTTGACTTTCTAAACATGTGTTGATATATACAGATTTTGAACCACGAAAAGCATCTGGAAAGCCCCTCAAAGAAAAAGCAAGGGAGTATCTAGAACGGTCAGCTACCTGAAAGACCACCTGAGGAATTGTTAGTCCAAGCAGCGCCAGGGCATAATACAGCTTGCCAGTGCTCAGTAGATAGCCTGAAAAAGTGTCAAATGGAACTTTTATGTTAGAATAAATTCCTACAGAAATTCAGCATAGATGGTAAATCAAACATATTTTGCTGTGTCCCCTATCTTCTACTGGTAGAATATGTCAACATAGACACTCCATTCCAGTAAAGACTCGAAGAGAATATAGCTATAACTGTTGAACTTCATGCATAGTTTGCTGACATGTGAAATTTTCGGAAGTTACGGTGAACAAAAATTTCACTAAGCACATCCTGTGTTCAAAGCAACTACCCTCTAAAGTTCCTTTAAAGGTTCCATCAATGGATGGGAACATAAAATATGATGTAGTATCATGACAAATGCAAGGGATTATGGTTCATTAAACAGCAGCATGAAGCCATGTACCACATAACAACCTGAATGTGTTAGGCAAATGAAACTAATACAGTATGCCTCGAAGGTAAATtatatgaaaagaaaaggagaaagcaacagaTAAAAAATTTCTTTAGTACCTGCAACAGATAATTGAGTGATGTCAATTGCTCCAACGCATATCCATTTTGCAGTTTCCATCCCAAAAGCAACAGGAAGTgactacagaaaaaaaaaatgtaaactgATATGGAGACGTACTTTGACGACAAACTTTTTATGCAAAAAGGAGAATAACCTGAAGCCCCAGAGTTCTATCTCCTTCAATGCTTTTAAAATCATTCACAATAGCAATCCCTAGCTGCAGAATCAAGAAAACAGTCAATCATCATGGCAGATATGAATGATCAAAGAAAAGTGAACAGGAAATGGAGAAGAAATACCCCAGCTATGCTGTACAAAGTAGTCAGAACAACAATATCAGGAGTAAGAGTGCCAAATAATGCCTGGCCAGCCCACCTGCAAAAACATTTATAGCTGTTGGCAACATCGAAGAAAACACTATTTGCTCAATATGACCAGAACATCAACAGTGTTTCATCATACCAGGGCAAGCTAATGTAACTCGCACCCAGAGCGAAGTTCCCAATCCATCCATTCTGCTTGAGCTGAAATTTATGAGTATCTTTCAATCAAACACGCATGTTGAATGCCgataattcttttttttaagagagagagagagagagagagagagagagagagaattgtaTAAAGAAGAAATACTCAAGTACCTTGAGAGGTGGTGCTGAATATATGTAAGAAAGTAAGGAGCCACCCACAgcaagataaaaaataataggaaAATCATGCCCTGCCTGAAATGAAGCAAAACAGAAGAAAATATGAGAACATTTTGTCAACCTGTTGGTACAAAAAAGCAGTTCCTTAAGGACTTACCCATATATCCAACAAAGCACCCAATCCAAGCCCTGCTAATAATAGCACCCAGATCTGAGTTATTACCTGAAGAAAATCATTGTCATCAGTACGACATGTCAATTTTTTTGCAATGACTTGCTTAGTCATTAGGAGCTGGCAAAACCTCTGTAAATGACATCAGATGATCAATCGTCGAGGGAAAGTTTCATTTCAAATGTTTACACAGAAGTAAATAGCATTACATGTGTCTCAAGGGAAAACAGATCCACTCAGATATTAAGACCAATTTGAAAGAGGAGATTTGCAAATAGCAACAGCGCTACAACACCATGaaaaatatcacatatatatgaaagtggatataacaacaacaaaagactaCCAGTATAAACCAAGCAAAGATTCAATGAAAAGCAAAAATGAACAGATAATCTGGAAAGGTGCACTATGTAGATTTTATGTTTTGAACAAATATGGTAAATAACTCGAAAGATGATAAAATTGCCAAGATTGTAGTTTGTTTCATCTATCACTGAATACATGTACCAGGTGGATACTTTTGGTGCAATGATAACATGATGATTCAATTTTAAACAAAATAAGCTTCTGGATAGAAAAGGAAGTAATGATGGTGCATTGATGAAAAAGCAGTAACTGGTATATGAATGGTTTTCTTTTGGTGTATGTGCGTatgtggggggagggggggctAGCATCACACAAAATGACAAGTTTGTGACACATATATGTACAGAGTGGCTAATGATGTaaataaacatacatataactACATATGCCACAAAAGAAAAGTCCCTATCTGAAACACAGATATACCTCATTTTCTGATATAGCACCCGAAGGAATAGGACGATAAGGCTCATTAA
This genomic interval carries:
- the LOC133885364 gene encoding chlorophyll synthase, chloroplastic, which gives rise to MTAAHLLAAAAAAAASSSTAFRPPLRCLSRQAPPALRLNRRRPFSAVRAAETDAKDAKPNAPEKAPAASGSSFNQLLGIKGAKQESDIWKIRLQLTKPVTWPPLVWGVLCGAAASGNFHWTVEDVAKSIVCMIMSGPCLTGYTQTINDWYDRDIDAINEPYRPIPSGAISENEVITQIWVLLLAGLGLGALLDIWAGHDFPIIFYLAVGGSLLSYIYSAPPLKLKQNGWIGNFALGASYISLPWWAGQALFGTLTPDIVVLTTLYSIAGLGIAIVNDFKSIEGDRTLGLQSLPVAFGMETAKWICVGAIDITQLSVAGYLLSTGKLYYALALLGLTIPQVVFQFQYFLKDPVKYDVKYQASAQPFFVLGLLVTALATSH